The region ATTTTTAAATTCACCTTGCGAAGGCGGCCGTATCCATTTTCATTCGCAGAAAGATTGCGAATACCTTTCACGCGCCCATATCCCACTGTCACGATATTAGCATCTGCCTTGGCAAATACGGATGCATTGGCAAGCGGAACGGGTTCAAAACCCTCCGGTAATCCGCCGCTGAAAAATAAAATGGCAATGTCGTTGCGTTCATAGGTGGAATCAAATTTAAAACCGGAATGAGCAACAGAACCCGAGCTGTAGCGCACTTGCATATTGCCTTCGATATAGTCCAAGCCAAAACCGATGGACAGTGTCTCTGAAGAATTCTTAATACAATGAGCAGCCGTCAATATCATATTATCGCTGATGATCGTACCAGTGCAGTAGGAGTAATCACGGTCGCTGTAAATAAATGCCAAGTGTTTGGAAATGGAATCCATGCGAGTGACCTTCGTCCCACCGACGATTTCTTCAGTCACGTCATCCACGTCTGAATCAGACGCGTGATTTACAGGTTGGCATGCTGATAAAAGGACAAGTGCCAGGGCATAGATGTACTTGTTCATAGTTATTTCTTTGATGTTTCGTCTCTAAGTTGTGCTGCTGCCATATTTAACCATTCACGAAAGAATGGCACACTGGCGTAGACCGAGCTTGTTGTGCAGTCTGTGATTTTGCTGTTCGCAGAACGGTTGGCTACGGCGAACAAGTAAAGTTTGTTGTTTTTAACAATGAATGCGGGGCCGCCGGAATCACCATGACAAGTATTTCCGGACAGGGGAGCTAATTCGATTTCAGAGCTGGAATAACGTACGTTTTTTATCTTAGAAGTCGCCTGTCTTAAAACACCCGCGCCTTCCATTTTGACTTCTTTGCAGTTGATCAGACGGATAGAATCTTCACAAACGATCTGACCCATTTGAATGGCACCGATAAGATCTGGATAAGTGTTTACATCGATTTCCTGAGTGGAAACTTTGTTAACTCCAAATCCAGCAATCAAGATTTCAGCCCCATTGCTAAGATCATCTTCACTGGCAAGGGCCGTGATAGGAGTATAACCTTTCGGAGTGGTATCTGCATACTGAAGAAGGGCGATGTCGCCCGTATCAGTTTCTAAATGCGTAGGGGCATTCCACCAAGCAGGGACGGCAGAGCGGATCACTGGGCGCAATGCTGTGGTTGCTTGACCTTCAGTGTTTATAACATTGTCAAAGATGATAGAGATCGAAAGTGCTTTCGGTCTGTCAGCCACGCAGTGTGCAGCCGTTAGCACCAGATTATTTTTTAATAAAGTTCCACTGCAGATTTCGTTGTCACCAGTTGTGTTGTCGTGAATCAAAACGCCAACAACACTTTTAGACGTGATGTCGCGATTCGTGACTTCTTTACCGCCGATGATGGCCGAATTAGATTTGTTTTTTGAGACGAGAGGAACAAGGCCTTGAGTACAGGCGGTAAGGATGAAGCTTAGTGCTAGGAACCAGAAAGAGCGGTTAAACGTCCCCAATTTTTCCCCCAGGAAAAGGCACCATCCAACAAATGATGCGTTGAGCCATATAACCTGAAGTTTCCGGAATTTGAAAGAGCAATTACGGACCGAGAAACAATTTCCCGTCACCGGGGATTGTAAAATCTGCCACCTCTGCGTTGCTTCGTCGTCGCCGTACTGGTAGTACGGCTTCCTCCTTGCGCCTTGATCTGGCCGATTTTCCAAACCCCGGACGTTAAAAGTTGGGGCTCAAATCGGTTTAAAACGATTTACAGGCATCTGTGGCCTCAATCAGGGCTGAACGAGTGCCTGGCTCTGCCGCCGCGTGGCCGGAATCCGGAATGATCTTAAACTTAGCTTCTGGCCAAGCTTTATGAAGTTCCCAGGCCGAAGTCGCCGGGCAAACCACATCGTAACGACCTTGAACGATCCATGCGGGGATATGTTTGATCTTGTTCACGTTCTCCAAAATCCAGTTGTTGGAATCGAAGAAAGCGTTGTTGGTGAAGTAGTGGCACTCAATGCGTGCAAAGCTCAGTGCAGAATCTGGATCATCGAATTCTTCGATTGCGTTCGCATCGATATACAAGCGCGAAGTGGCCGCTTCCCATTTGCTCCAAGCTTTGGCTGCTTCCAAACGGATGTTGCGATCTTCGTGAGTCAGGCGTTTGTAGTACGCCGTCACCATATCGTGACGTTCATTCTGAGGAATCACTTTCAAGTATTCGTCCCATACGTCCGGGAAGATTTGTGAAGCGCCTTCTTGATAGAACCATTTGATTTCAGAAGGACGGCACAAGAAAATTCCACGAAGGACGAGTGCTTTCACGCGCTCCGGATGTTTGATAGCATAAGTCAGTGCCAGAGTTGAACCCCAGCTGCCCCCGAACACAACCCATTTGTCGATTTTCAAATGCTCGCGGATTTTTTCTGTATCAGCGACAAGATCCCACGTTGTGTTTTCGCGAAGTTCTGCGCACGGAGTGGATTGGCCCGAACCACGTTGATCGAACAAAATGATTCTGTAAGTTTTTGGATCAAAAAAGCGGCGATGATCAGGAGCGATGCCACCACCTGGCCCACCATGAAGAAAGACGATCGGCTTACCTGCAGGATTACCGACTTCTTCGTAATAAAGATTGTGAATTTCAGAAACTTTTAAGAAGCCTTTATTGTAGGGCTCAATCGAAGGATAAAATTCGCGAAGAGTTTGTTTTTCCATAATTACTTCCTTACTGATAGGGCTAGACTGTACGCCAACCGACTTTGCGAGTCCACGCCACAAATTCTTCGTGACGCTTTTTGGGATCGACGGGGTGAAATTCTTCAAGGGGACTTAAAACTAAACTTTCCAGGGGAGTCAGATCCATTTCTTTTCTGCGCGCATTCAAGTTCTTTTCATCTTCGACATCTGTTACCCGCAAAATGCCGTTTTCGTCCCAATCAGAATTGGTGCCGTAAACCTGCTTGCGGCCTTCGTAAAAGCGAATGCGATCCATCAACATTGCAACATAAGGCTTGGGTACTTTATTCTCCTTTGCCAACGCCACTGTCATAGTTTCCATCTCACGCATAAATTCAGGCCAGCTGATCGCATGCAAAATCAAGCGCATGGCTGCACCGGCTGCGTCTTCACCCACTTTGTCGATCGTGGGAAAACCATTTTGCTCGATCAGATCTTTTAAAATTTGCGCGTGCTTAAGATGAGTCTTTTCCATTGTCGGAGAGTAGCCTTGAAACAGCTCTCCCGTTTGTACAAGAACTTCACGCACGGCCTGATCTTCGCGCATCATGTGCAGAATTTCTTCGCCGAAGGCTTTCCAGTCCGTCGCCATTAGAAGAAATCCTTTTTGAATTTGTTCTTTTCAGCATCAGGAATGAAACTCACGTCAAAGGCGATTTGATTGCAGCGTTTGAAGTCTTCAGCAGTAAAGGCATGGACACGGTGAAGAACCTCATAAT is a window of Bdellovibrio sp. SKB1291214 DNA encoding:
- the pip gene encoding prolyl aminopeptidase, which codes for MEKQTLREFYPSIEPYNKGFLKVSEIHNLYYEEVGNPAGKPIVFLHGGPGGGIAPDHRRFFDPKTYRIILFDQRGSGQSTPCAELRENTTWDLVADTEKIREHLKIDKWVVFGGSWGSTLALTYAIKHPERVKALVLRGIFLCRPSEIKWFYQEGASQIFPDVWDEYLKVIPQNERHDMVTAYYKRLTHEDRNIRLEAAKAWSKWEAATSRLYIDANAIEEFDDPDSALSFARIECHYFTNNAFFDSNNWILENVNKIKHIPAWIVQGRYDVVCPATSAWELHKAWPEAKFKIIPDSGHAAAEPGTRSALIEATDACKSF
- a CDS encoding DUF6624 domain-containing protein, with product MATDWKAFGEEILHMMREDQAVREVLVQTGELFQGYSPTMEKTHLKHAQILKDLIEQNGFPTIDKVGEDAAGAAMRLILHAISWPEFMREMETMTVALAKENKVPKPYVAMLMDRIRFYEGRKQVYGTNSDWDENGILRVTDVEDEKNLNARRKEMDLTPLESLVLSPLEEFHPVDPKKRHEEFVAWTRKVGWRTV
- a CDS encoding S1 family peptidase, with product MNKYIYALALVLLSACQPVNHASDSDVDDVTEEIVGGTKVTRMDSISKHLAFIYSDRDYSYCTGTIISDNMILTAAHCIKNSSETLSIGFGLDYIEGNMQVRYSSGSVAHSGFKFDSTYERNDIAILFFSGGLPEGFEPVPLANASVFAKADANIVTVGYGRVKGIRNLSANENGYGRLRKVNLKIQSVSSNKKTFEVSQKDGRGICYGDSGGPAFIKSKGLYYLAGVTSAVLWYKPKESIYDLCKEHSIFMDVKFYSPWIKKHSRK
- a CDS encoding S1 family peptidase, whose protein sequence is MGTFNRSFWFLALSFILTACTQGLVPLVSKNKSNSAIIGGKEVTNRDITSKSVVGVLIHDNTTGDNEICSGTLLKNNLVLTAAHCVADRPKALSISIIFDNVINTEGQATTALRPVIRSAVPAWWNAPTHLETDTGDIALLQYADTTPKGYTPITALASEDDLSNGAEILIAGFGVNKVSTQEIDVNTYPDLIGAIQMGQIVCEDSIRLINCKEVKMEGAGVLRQATSKIKNVRYSSSEIELAPLSGNTCHGDSGGPAFIVKNNKLYLFAVANRSANSKITDCTTSSVYASVPFFREWLNMAAAQLRDETSKK